The Mytilus galloprovincialis chromosome 7, xbMytGall1.hap1.1, whole genome shotgun sequence genome has a window encoding:
- the LOC143082412 gene encoding origin recognition complex subunit 2-like → MNSRPRRKCVSVSFVADEDVIQHIVDAHEKSSKKGKKSKSNTPSKDKLSYKEDLREDTPEISEDEDETQIKAPSTLEEGNVLVGTDLFQFRTPKKSGQMAAKASESRTPKSILKKVKDLNENVTPGKDKKTPVKRKGKVKRPEATTPYRLRQRQLEVSDSEESFSSGDSEDELDSDENSTPSGRNKSITSRTPSGGSKPSTPKTPSGGSKTPSSIKRNRRQHEDTVDVPSMVQDYFDLHSEGPCATSDRTLAKLGTSKMDQETLSQLLHKIPSSHSKECTQMYTEHRSLFNQWMYQMCNNFNILLHGLGSKRTLLEDFRKTMLSELSHVVVNGYFPSLTVKHILNSITDEILEKEVSFKGPLDQVDYIKSEFESKDYRDFYLVMNNIDGMMLRGEKTQNILSLLSQIRGFHVIASIDHINASLIWDQGKCSRFNWLWFDVTTYLPYTDETSYENSLLVQQSGSLALSSMTHVMKSLTPNAKNIFILLTKHQLENKDNSTYIGMSIQDLYQRCREGFLVNSDLTLRAQLVEFKDHKLIKSKKSYDGIEHLMIPIDNATLTEFLEQHETS, encoded by the exons ATGAACAGTCGTCCACGAAGAAAATGTGTATCTGTCAGTTTTGTTGCAGACGAAGACGTTATTCAGCATATAGTAGACGCACATGAAAAGTCTTCCAAAAAAG gaaaaaaaagtaaatccAATACTCCTAGTAAAGACAAATTGAGCTATAAAGAGGACCTGAGAGAAGACACCCCAGAGATCAGTGAGGATGAAGATGAAACACAAATCAAAGCACCAAGCA ccCTTGAGGAAGGCAATGTATTGGTTGGAACAGATTTATTTCAATTCAGAACACCAAAGAAATCAGGACAGATGGCTGCAAAGG CTTCTGAGTCCAGAACACCAAAGTCAATCCTGAAAAAAGTCAAAGATCTCAATGAGAATGTGACACCAGGAAAag ATAAAAAGACGCCAGTTAAAAGAAAGGGTAAAGTAAAACGCCCAGAAGCTACCACACCATACAGACTGAGACAGAGGCAATTAGAAG TTTCTGATTCTGAAGAAAGTTTTTCATCAGGAGATAGTGAAGATGAATTGGACAGTGATGAAAATTCTACACCTAGTGGCAGAAATAAATCTATCACTTCAAGAACGCCATCTGGTGGCAGTAAACCATCTACACCAAAAACTCCATCTGGTGGTAGCAAAACACCATCAAGTATAAAAAGGAATCGTCGACAGCATGAAGACACTGTTGATGTG CCATCAATGGTCCAGGACTATTTTGATCTCCACTCAGAAGGACCTTGTGCTACCTCAGACAGGACATTGGCCAAATTAGGTACAAGTAAAATGGACCAGGAAACACTATCACAGTTATTGCATAAAATCCCCTCCAGTCATAGTAAAGAGTGTACACAGATGTATACAGAACATAGGAGCTTATTTAATCAGTGGATGTATCAAATGTG CAATAATTTCAACATTCTGCTGCATGGTTTAGGATCAAAGAGAACCTTACTAGAAGATTTCAGGAAGACCATGTTATCAGAGTTATCACATGTTGTTGTGAATGGTTATTTCCCTAGCCTGACAGTCAAACAT atattGAATTCAATAACAGATGAAATATTGGAGAAAGAAGTTAGTTTTAAAGGACCGTTAGACCAAGTAGATTATATCAAATCAGAATTTGAATCAAAAG aTTACAGAGATTTTTATTTGGTAATGAATAATATAGATGGTATGATGTTACGAGGGGAGAAGACACAGAATATACTGAGTCTCTTAAGTCAGATCAGAGGGTTCCATGTTATTGCTTCTATTGACCACATCAATGCCTCTCTAA TATGGGATCAGGGTAAATGTAGCAGATTTAATTGGTTGTGGTTTGATGTTACAACATATCTACCTTACACTGACGAGACATCATATGAGAATTCATTACTGGTACAACAATCTGGTTCCTTAGCCCTCAGCTCTATGACACATGTCATGAAGAGTTTGACACCAAATGCAAAGAATATATTTATACTGCTGACTAAGCACCAGTTAGAGAACAAAGACAACAGTACTTACATAG GTATGTCTATACAAGATTTATACCAGCGATGTAGAGAAGGTTTCTTAGTCAACAGTGATCTCACCTTGAGGGCACAACTGGTTGAATTTAAAGATCACAAGTTGATTAAGAGTAAAAAG aGTTATGATGGAATAGAACATTTAATGATACCTATAGACAATGCTACATTAACAGAGTTTTTAGAACAACATGAAACTTCCTGA